CCGACCGCCTGGCCATCATGGACGAAAAAGGCCGGATACGGCAGACCGGCAACCCCTATGATATTTTCGAGCGTTCGTCGGATTGTTTTGTCTTTAATTTTATGGGCATAGCGAACTTTCTGCCCGTGCGGCGCGAAGGGGAAAATTATCTGGTGGGCGGCGGGCGCCAGATCATGCCCTGGCCGCCGCCGGAGGGCAGCGCGGACGGGTGGGCGGCGGGCTTTAGGCCCTCCGACGTGCGCATCGCCCCCGGGGGCGAAGGGCTATGCGGCGTGGTAAAAAGGGCGAGTTTCCTCGGCGCCATGATCGACTACCTCATCGAGATAGACGGGGCGCAGCTTAGGACCAGCATGGAAACGCACGAGGCCATAGCGAAAAAGATGATATTCAAAGAAGGCGATCCTTGCGTGATAAGCTTTTGCGACCTTTTGTGGTTTAAAGCGGAAAGCCTGGCGGAGGCGATGAAAAAGTGAGCGCCATCAAACAAAAAAGCAACTTCGGCGCGGCGCAGGCCATCCTTTTTGTTTCCATAGCCATTTTGGTCATCGTGGTGGCCGTTCCCGTCCTTTTGATTTTTTTCAACGCTTTTTGGGTCGACGGGCGGTTCAATTTAGGCGACGTGGTCAAAATCATCATGGAGCCGGAAACTTACCAGGCGCTCGTCAACTCCCTTATCATCGCCAGCGGCACTACCGTGGGCAGCACTGCCGTCGGGTCTTTTTTCGCCTGGCTGGTAACCCGCACGGATCTTCCTTACAAAACCTTCATGAAGTCCATGTTCCTGGTGCCTTTCATGCTCCCTTCCTTTATCGGCGCGCTCGCCTGGAAGATGCTGCTCTCGCCCAACGCCGGGTTCATCAACCGTTTCTTCATGGAAAAATTTGGCTTTGACGGCCCGATTTTCAATATTTACAGCTATCTCGGCATAGTGCTGGTGGAGATAATGTATTTGTTCCCCTTTGTGTTCATTCAGGTCTGCGGGGCCTTGGAACGCATGGATCCTACTTTGGAGGAGTCGGCCCGCATTTCCGGCGCCGGGCTTTTCACCATCACCCGGAAGATAACCATACCGCTGGTAATGCCCAGCATACTCTCGGGGGCGCTGCTCATCATGCTTTATTCCATGGCGCACTTTGGCACGGTGGCCGTGCTGGGCATAGAAAACGGCATTTTCAACATTCCGACGCTCATCTACCAGCGCATACACCAAAGCGCCGGCAGTTTTGACTCCATCCGCACGGGCACGGTGCTGGCCAGCGTGCTGGTCATGTCGGCCGCCCTGATAATATGGCTGCAAGGCAAGATTTTAAGCAAGGGGCATTACCAGATCATCGGCGGCAAGAGCTTTCGCCCGATGGAACTTAAACTGCGCGCCCTGCGGCTGCCGCTCCTTGTCTTTTGCGTAGCCTACATCGGCTTTACCATCGTCTTGCCCACGGTCGTCATCTTCCTGGTCGGCGGCCTGAAAACTTACGGCCTGCCGTTTACTTGGGAAAATCTTTCCCTCGACAACTATAAATTCATCCTGTTCGATTACAAGGTGACCAAAGACGCCATCCAAAACAGCATCGCCCTGGGCCTTGGCTCCGCCGTCATCACCATGTTCGCCGGCGTGATGATCTCTTACGTCATAGTCAAGATGAAGGTGCGCGGCAAAGGCTTGCTGGAATTTTTAGGGATGCTGCCCTTTTCCGTCCCCGGCTCGGTCATCGCCTTGGGCGTGATTTTGGCCTGGAGCGGCAGGTACGGGATAAACCTCTACAACACGGTCTGGATCATCTTGGTCGCCTATATCGCCCGTTACATGGCCTTTTCTTTAAGGGCCAACTCCGCGGCCCTGGAACAGGTGCACGATTCTTTGGTGGAGGCCTCCCGCGCCTGCGGCGCCACCATGTGGCAGGCCCTTAAAGATATTGTGCTGCCGCTGGTGCGGCCGGGCATGCTGGCGGCTTTCTTTTTGATCTTTCTCCCGTCGCTGCGGGAACTTACCGTGTCCATCATGCTGTACGCGCCTACCACCCGCACCATCGGCGTGGCTATCTATACTTTGAACGAGGACGGGGAAACGGTGGTCTCGGCGGCTTTGGCCGGAATCGCCCTTATCCTCATTATCTTGGGGGAGACGCTGATCAACCGTTTCATCAGGAAGGCAGGCGCATAAACCATGTCGCACATACGATTGTTGAACGTTACCAAAAAATTCGGCGAAGTTACCGCCGTCAACGCGCTTAACTTAGAAATCGCCAAAGGGGAGTGCTTCTCCATGTTAGGGCCGTCCGGCTGCGGCAAAACCACTACTTTGCGCATGACGGCGGGCTTCGAGGATCTGACGGAAGGGGAGATATATGTCGGCGGGCGGCTCATCTCGTCGCCGGCGCGCAACTACTACCTGCCGCCGGAAAAACGCGACTTCGGCATGGTTTTTCAGGCTTTCGCCGTCTGGCCGCATCTTAGCGTCTATGAAAACGTCGCTTTCCCCATGCGCGTGCGCAACTTGCCCGCGGCGGAAGTCGAGCGGCGGACCAAAGACGCCTTGACCTCCACCAACCTTTTGGACGTGGCGCAAACCAGCCCTTCCGACCTGTCGGGCGGCGGAAAACAAAGGGTCGCCCTGGCCAGGGCCTTGGCGATAAACCCTGACGCCATGCTCCTTGACGAGCCTCTTTCCAGCCTGGATCCGCATCTTAGGGAAGAGATGCGGTTTGAGATCAAAGATTTGCAGAGAAAATACGGCTTTTCCATCATTTACGTAACCCACGACCAGGCCGAAGCCATGGCCCTCTCCGACCGCATCCTGGTAATGAAACTCGGCGTGGCGCAGCAGGTAGACACCCCGCTCAACGTCTACAACAAGCCGGCCAACAAATTTGTCTTTAGTTTTATCGGCCTTTCCAACTTCCTTGACGTTGCCATGGACGGCGGGCGGGCCTTCGTCCCCGGCCTGGAGGGGCCTTTGCCGGAAACTTTGCTTGCCCCCGCCGCCTTGCGGGGGCAAGCGAAAATCTCCCTGGCCAGCCGCCCCTCGGAGATAGACTTTGCCGGGGAAGGCGAGGCGGACGCGCTGCGCGGCGTAGTCAGCCGCAAGTCCTTCTTGGGCGAAATCATCGACTATCAAATCAGGATAGGCGGACAGGACGTGCGCGTCCAGAAAGGGCGGCGGACGCCCGGGCCGCCGGAAGGCGGCGCCTGCGCTTTGCGCTTTTTGCGCCCGTTCTGGTACGCGGGGGAAGAATAAGCTTAAAGCCAATGGGCAATGATGCCGGCGCAAAGGCAAGAAAAAACCGCCGCAGGGAAAATGCAGCAGAGGGATTTTAAGAAGCTGCCGCACCGTCGGGAGCGGCGATGAGATAACTGCGGCGCCGAAAAAATTAATGGCCCGTTCAACGCCGATCGGCGGGAACGGATGCGGCGCCCTCCTTTCTGTAAGCGCAAGCGTCTTTGCAAAGATAAGGTTACGGGTTCGTCGTTCCCGCTTGTTTGCGCTTCAAGGGGCAGTCTGCGCACATAGCAATTCGGGCGGCGCAACCAACCCTGCGCCGCCCACCTTCGCGCGCCCTGCGGCATGCGCTGACATCATGCGACAATCGTAGCGCAGGGGCATCCCGGTTTCATGCCGGTTTGTGCCTTTCGCAGAAAGGAATGGTCATAACTATGGCAGTTAGAACCGCGCGGCGCATGGATAAACTCGGCCGTTCGGAGATCCGCGAAATATTGAAGCTGACCATGCAGCCGGATGTCATAAACTTTGCCGGCGGGCTGCCCGCGCCGGAACTTTTTCCCATTGAGGAAATAAAGGGCGTAACGCAAGATCTTTTAAGCCGGCACGGGCGGCAGGTGCTGCAATATTCCACCACGGAGGGATTTTATCCTTTTCGCGAAATCATCGCCGCCCGCATGAACGACAATTTTCATACAAAGCTCGCAGGCGACGACATTGCTATCGTTACCGGCTCGCAGCAGGCGCTGGATTTGGCCGGCAAAATATTCATTGACGAAGGCGACGCGGTACTGCTGGAGAGCCCGTCTTACTTAGGCGCGATTAACGCCTTTAAGCCTTACGGTCCGCGCTTTGTGGAAGTGGCCATGGACGGGGACGGCATGATCCCGGAAGAGCTGGAAAGGGCGATCCGGACGGCCGGGCGGGCGAAACTGCTCTATATGACGCCTGATTTTCAAAATCCCACCGGGCGCACTTTGTCCTTGGAGAGACGCAAACATATTATTGAAATAATAAACAAATACAATTTGCCTTTGATCGAAGACAACCCTTACGGCGAACTGCGTTTTGAGGGCGAGCGGCTGCCCGCGCTCAAGTCGTTGGACAGCAAAGGGCTTGTCATCTATAACGGGACCTTTTCCAAGATTTTTTCGCCGGGGCTTAGGGTGGGCTGGGTAGCGGCCGCCCATGATTTGCTGGAGCTTTTCGTCACGGCGAAGCAGTCGGGCGACCTGCACACAAGCGAGTTCAATCAGCGCATCATCTATGAATACTTGCTGAAACATGACATCGGGGAGCATATAAAACGCCTTGCCGCTTTGTACAAAAGCCGCCTTGCCGCCATAATTAAAAGCATGGAAGAAGAATTTCCGCCGGGGGTTGTCTTCACCCGGCCGGCCGGCGGGCTGTTTTTGTGGGTTGTCCTGCCCGAAGGGGCCGACGCCGGCGAGCTTTTGCGCAAATGCCTTAAAGAGAAAGTCGCTTTTGTGCCCGGTTCTGCCTTTTATCCGAACGGAGGGCAAAAAAACACCTTGCGGCTCAACTTTTCCAACATGCCGGAGGACAGGATACGGGAAGGGATAAAAAGGATGGCTGCGGTTTTCCGAAAGGCTGCAAAGGCGTAAGCGCGGTCAGGCGAAAAAACGGCCGCCCGTTAAACGGGCGGCCGTTTCGCGCTTGAAAGGACAATAAGTTGGCCGGTTGCGCGGTCAGCCCTTTTTGAAGATGCCCAGCGGCGCGCCCAGCGGCCAGAACTTCCGGCCGTAAAATTTGTTCAGGAAAGTGGCGCAACTGGCGTACAAGGAAACAACGGATGTGGCGGCTTCCGCGTAGGCGGCCAGACTATGCGCCCAATGGACGCCGCCGCCGATGCTGTCTATGGCAAGGCCAAGGAGCAGCAAGTCAATGAAAACCATATCAATAAATAAAGTCCGGTTGGTTTCGGCGGCAGCAATGGTACCGGCAACGGCAAACACGAAATAAGCGAGGAAGGCGAACCCGATTTGATGCCCGTCCACCTGTTTGACCAGTTCAGGGCCAAGGGCGCCGGTAGCTATCAACCAGCTTGTGGCCACGCCCAGCCAGAAAAACCCGAAGGCGCCGAATATCGTCGCGCCAAAAACATTGTTGTGGTTAAAATCGTAGACCGATGCGTAAAGCTGCGCAATCGCGCCCAGAAAAATCGCCCAGGGAATGACAAAAGAAAGTCCGGTGGTTATGCCGAGTTTTTGCGACGAAGCGACTGCCGTCACCACCGCCAGCCCCAACAGGCCGACTGCCGATGGATCGGCCACCACTATTTGCACCTTGCGCTCAATTGAATCGCCCAAATACTTTCCTCCTTTACTTTAAGAGCCTGTATCCCGCAGCCGATTATCGCCTGTCGCGCGAAAAACCCCCGCCCCTGCTTTTTGGGGGCCTTGGGACCCGCCTGCGCGCCGCGCCGGGAAAGGCTTTCGCG
The Acidaminococcales bacterium genome window above contains:
- a CDS encoding iron ABC transporter permease, coding for MSAIKQKSNFGAAQAILFVSIAILVIVVAVPVLLIFFNAFWVDGRFNLGDVVKIIMEPETYQALVNSLIIASGTTVGSTAVGSFFAWLVTRTDLPYKTFMKSMFLVPFMLPSFIGALAWKMLLSPNAGFINRFFMEKFGFDGPIFNIYSYLGIVLVEIMYLFPFVFIQVCGALERMDPTLEESARISGAGLFTITRKITIPLVMPSILSGALLIMLYSMAHFGTVAVLGIENGIFNIPTLIYQRIHQSAGSFDSIRTGTVLASVLVMSAALIIWLQGKILSKGHYQIIGGKSFRPMELKLRALRLPLLVFCVAYIGFTIVLPTVVIFLVGGLKTYGLPFTWENLSLDNYKFILFDYKVTKDAIQNSIALGLGSAVITMFAGVMISYVIVKMKVRGKGLLEFLGMLPFSVPGSVIALGVILAWSGRYGINLYNTVWIILVAYIARYMAFSLRANSAALEQVHDSLVEASRACGATMWQALKDIVLPLVRPGMLAAFFLIFLPSLRELTVSIMLYAPTTRTIGVAIYTLNEDGETVVSAALAGIALILIILGETLINRFIRKAGA
- a CDS encoding PLP-dependent aminotransferase family protein yields the protein MAVRTARRMDKLGRSEIREILKLTMQPDVINFAGGLPAPELFPIEEIKGVTQDLLSRHGRQVLQYSTTEGFYPFREIIAARMNDNFHTKLAGDDIAIVTGSQQALDLAGKIFIDEGDAVLLESPSYLGAINAFKPYGPRFVEVAMDGDGMIPEELERAIRTAGRAKLLYMTPDFQNPTGRTLSLERRKHIIEIINKYNLPLIEDNPYGELRFEGERLPALKSLDSKGLVIYNGTFSKIFSPGLRVGWVAAAHDLLELFVTAKQSGDLHTSEFNQRIIYEYLLKHDIGEHIKRLAALYKSRLAAIIKSMEEEFPPGVVFTRPAGGLFLWVVLPEGADAGELLRKCLKEKVAFVPGSAFYPNGGQKNTLRLNFSNMPEDRIREGIKRMAAVFRKAAKA
- a CDS encoding acetate uptake transporter is translated as MGDSIERKVQIVVADPSAVGLLGLAVVTAVASSQKLGITTGLSFVIPWAIFLGAIAQLYASVYDFNHNNVFGATIFGAFGFFWLGVATSWLIATGALGPELVKQVDGHQIGFAFLAYFVFAVAGTIAAAETNRTLFIDMVFIDLLLLGLAIDSIGGGVHWAHSLAAYAEAATSVVSLYASCATFLNKFYGRKFWPLGAPLGIFKKG
- a CDS encoding ABC transporter ATP-binding protein, producing the protein MSHIRLLNVTKKFGEVTAVNALNLEIAKGECFSMLGPSGCGKTTTLRMTAGFEDLTEGEIYVGGRLISSPARNYYLPPEKRDFGMVFQAFAVWPHLSVYENVAFPMRVRNLPAAEVERRTKDALTSTNLLDVAQTSPSDLSGGGKQRVALARALAINPDAMLLDEPLSSLDPHLREEMRFEIKDLQRKYGFSIIYVTHDQAEAMALSDRILVMKLGVAQQVDTPLNVYNKPANKFVFSFIGLSNFLDVAMDGGRAFVPGLEGPLPETLLAPAALRGQAKISLASRPSEIDFAGEGEADALRGVVSRKSFLGEIIDYQIRIGGQDVRVQKGRRTPGPPEGGACALRFLRPFWYAGEE